The Streptomyces achromogenes genome window below encodes:
- a CDS encoding molybdenum cofactor biosysynthesis protein, protein MKEVEVVRVEVVELLVSASHRLAGRPADGPSEGPDDERVRQVEVRRGLGLVGDRYFGRPAHKEASVTVMSAENLPRHIDPAVGLRHTRRNILLRGVDVDAYVGSTIVLDGVSGPVAFAVNRPARPCAWMDVTVGPGAQRALRGKGGVRCTPLTDGVLALGRTRFRVVDGWPSPA, encoded by the coding sequence ATGAAGGAGGTCGAGGTGGTGCGGGTCGAGGTGGTGGAGCTGCTGGTGTCCGCGTCGCACCGGCTGGCGGGGCGTCCCGCCGACGGGCCTTCGGAGGGCCCGGACGACGAGCGGGTGCGGCAGGTCGAGGTGCGCCGCGGTCTGGGACTGGTCGGCGACCGCTATTTCGGCCGTCCCGCCCACAAGGAGGCGTCGGTGACCGTCATGTCCGCCGAGAACCTGCCCCGGCACATCGACCCGGCCGTCGGCCTGCGGCACACCCGCCGGAACATCCTGCTGCGCGGCGTCGACGTCGACGCGTACGTCGGTTCGACGATCGTGCTGGACGGAGTGAGCGGCCCCGTCGCCTTCGCCGTGAACCGTCCGGCACGGCCCTGCGCGTGGATGGACGTCACCGTGGGGCCCGGCGCGCAGCGTGCGTTGCGCGGCAAGGGCGGCGTGCGCTGCACACCGCTCACCGACGGGGTCCTGGCCCTCGGGCGCACGCGGTTCCGCGTGGTGGACGGGTGGCCGTCGCCGGCCTGA
- a CDS encoding alpha/beta fold hydrolase, with amino-acid sequence MPAPTRLLAAAVTAAACLGVTAVPADAASEPEAVVSRGVTIPAFYTPPAALPAADGTLIRSEPLPLALSLPGIDGPLPGTATRLMYKSTDSAGRPTAVTGAYIEPSARWKGEGPRPLVAVAPGTMGQGDQCAASLGLERPLLVNGQTLSVGYENLAIYRLLARGIAVVVTDYAGLGATDRLHTYVNRVDAAHAVLDAVRAARALPGASPTAGSRVALYGYSQGGGATAAAAELQPSYAPDVTLAGTYSGAPPADLTAVTKAIDGSDLAGALGWSVNGFLQSDPELEPIARAHLNDAGRAALKDLSTMCVGDALLAYNSARSNAWTIDGRSLSAVVASEPKLRAFLADQRIGARTPASPVRVATGTADNLVPHAQARALAVAWCAKGTSVTYKPVILPGLGRALINHFTPLLVDQGEAISWLTDRLDGKPATSDCATLPLRP; translated from the coding sequence ATGCCCGCCCCCACCCGACTGCTGGCCGCGGCCGTCACCGCCGCCGCCTGCCTCGGCGTCACCGCAGTACCGGCCGACGCCGCGTCCGAGCCCGAGGCCGTGGTCTCCCGCGGCGTCACGATCCCCGCTTTCTACACCCCGCCCGCCGCGCTTCCCGCGGCCGACGGCACCCTGATCCGCTCCGAACCGCTCCCCCTGGCGCTGAGCCTGCCGGGGATCGACGGACCGCTGCCGGGAACCGCGACCCGCCTCATGTACAAGTCCACCGACTCCGCCGGCCGGCCCACGGCGGTCACCGGCGCCTACATCGAGCCGTCCGCCCGCTGGAAGGGCGAGGGACCACGACCGCTGGTCGCGGTGGCCCCGGGCACCATGGGCCAGGGCGACCAGTGTGCGGCGTCGCTCGGACTCGAACGCCCGCTCCTGGTCAACGGGCAGACGCTGTCCGTCGGTTACGAGAACCTGGCGATCTACCGCCTGCTCGCCCGGGGCATCGCCGTCGTCGTCACCGACTACGCCGGCCTCGGCGCCACGGACCGGCTGCACACCTATGTCAACCGGGTCGACGCGGCGCACGCCGTGCTCGACGCCGTCCGCGCCGCCCGCGCGCTCCCCGGCGCCTCGCCGACGGCCGGCTCCCGGGTCGCGCTGTACGGCTACAGCCAGGGCGGCGGGGCCACGGCCGCCGCCGCCGAACTCCAGCCCTCCTACGCGCCGGACGTCACCCTCGCCGGGACCTACAGCGGCGCGCCGCCCGCCGATCTGACCGCCGTCACCAAGGCCATCGACGGCAGTGACCTGGCCGGCGCGCTGGGCTGGTCGGTCAACGGCTTCCTGCAGTCCGACCCCGAGCTCGAGCCGATCGCCCGGGCGCACCTGAACGACGCGGGCCGGGCCGCGCTCAAGGACCTGTCGACGATGTGCGTCGGCGACGCCCTCCTCGCCTACAACTCGGCGCGCAGCAACGCCTGGACCATCGACGGGCGTTCCCTCAGCGCCGTCGTCGCGTCGGAGCCGAAGCTCAGGGCGTTCCTCGCCGACCAGCGCATCGGCGCCCGCACACCGGCGTCCCCGGTGCGGGTGGCGACCGGCACCGCCGACAACCTGGTGCCGCACGCGCAGGCCCGCGCCCTCGCCGTCGCCTGGTGCGCCAAGGGCACCTCCGTCACCTACAAGCCGGTGATCCTGCCCGGTCTCGGCCGGGCGCTGATCAACCACTTCACGCCGTTGCTCGTCGACCAGGGCGAGGCGATCTCCTGGCTGACGGACCGGCTCGACGGCAAGCCCGCCACGTCCGACTGCGCCACGCTGCCGCTGCGCCCCTGA
- a CDS encoding MFS transporter produces MSSVPQPTSAARTAARKDGGGNAMALLVIASCQLMVVLDITIVNIALPDIQRSLDFSTTSLAWVVNAYTLTFGGLLLLGGRTGDILGRRRVFVFGVLLFVLASLLGGLAQNEPQLLAARALQGVGGAIASPTALSLVSTTFREGPERNRAFGVFAAVSAGGGAIGLLAGGMLVEWLNWRWVLFVNVPIGLLIALATPRYIKESERHPGRFDLTGALTSTVGMVLLVYGFIRAAQEGWRDTVTLISFAAAVVVLAVFVLIERRSRQPITPLHMFADRNRAGTYGIMLCLAAAIFGMFFFLTLFVQNVLGFSPLAAGFAFLPVSAVIAVGAGLASRFLPKYGPKPFMVVGAILAAAGLSWLTLTDVHSTYAGSVLGPMLVFSLGMGMEFVSLTLMALSNVTPQETGAASGLLNATQQVGGSLGLSILVTMYGTASRNEADQQVSDFLAQATPAERLRFRQTGVLPDPWGDEVLTAGVSAAFVMAAIFTVLAALIAVLVIQVRPSDLERLKGGTVPGGV; encoded by the coding sequence ATGAGCAGCGTTCCCCAACCGACCTCAGCAGCCCGGACCGCCGCCCGCAAGGACGGCGGCGGCAACGCCATGGCGCTGCTGGTCATCGCCTCGTGTCAGCTGATGGTGGTCCTCGACATCACCATCGTGAACATCGCGCTGCCGGACATCCAGCGCTCCCTGGACTTCTCCACGACGAGCCTGGCCTGGGTGGTCAACGCCTACACCCTCACCTTCGGCGGACTGCTGCTGCTCGGCGGGCGCACCGGCGACATCCTCGGCCGGCGACGCGTGTTCGTCTTCGGCGTGCTGCTCTTCGTCCTCGCCTCGCTGCTGGGCGGACTGGCCCAGAACGAACCCCAACTCCTCGCCGCGCGCGCCCTGCAGGGCGTCGGCGGGGCCATCGCGTCCCCGACCGCGCTCAGCCTCGTCAGCACGACGTTCCGCGAAGGTCCTGAACGCAACCGGGCGTTCGGCGTCTTTGCCGCGGTCTCGGCGGGCGGCGGCGCGATCGGACTGCTCGCCGGCGGGATGCTCGTCGAGTGGCTCAACTGGCGGTGGGTGCTCTTCGTCAACGTCCCCATCGGACTGCTCATCGCGCTGGCCACACCCCGATACATCAAGGAGTCCGAGCGCCATCCCGGCCGCTTCGACCTCACCGGGGCGCTGACGTCCACCGTGGGCATGGTCCTGCTGGTGTACGGGTTCATCAGGGCCGCCCAGGAGGGGTGGCGGGACACCGTCACGCTGATCTCGTTCGCCGCGGCCGTCGTCGTCCTCGCCGTGTTCGTCCTGATCGAGCGGCGTTCGCGGCAGCCCATCACGCCACTGCACATGTTCGCCGACCGTAACCGGGCGGGCACGTACGGCATCATGCTGTGCCTCGCCGCCGCGATCTTCGGCATGTTCTTCTTCCTCACGCTCTTCGTGCAGAACGTGCTCGGCTTCAGCCCGCTCGCGGCCGGCTTCGCCTTCCTGCCGGTGAGCGCGGTCATCGCGGTCGGCGCCGGACTCGCCTCACGGTTCCTGCCGAAGTACGGTCCCAAACCGTTCATGGTGGTGGGCGCGATCCTCGCGGCGGCCGGTCTGTCCTGGCTGACCCTGACGGACGTGCACTCCACGTACGCGGGCAGCGTCCTCGGCCCGATGCTCGTCTTCAGCCTCGGCATGGGCATGGAGTTCGTCTCCCTCACCCTCATGGCGCTCTCCAACGTCACCCCGCAGGAGACCGGGGCGGCCTCCGGCCTGCTCAACGCGACCCAGCAGGTGGGCGGTTCGCTCGGCCTGTCCATCCTCGTCACCATGTACGGCACGGCCAGCCGGAACGAGGCGGACCAGCAGGTCTCCGACTTCCTGGCCCAGGCGACCCCCGCCGAACGCCTGCGTTTCCGGCAGACCGGGGTGCTCCCCGACCCCTGGGGGGACGAGGTGCTCACCGCAGGGGTCTCGGCGGCCTTCGTCATGGCGGCGATCTTCACGGTCCTCGCCGCTCTGATCGCGGTGCTGGTCATCCAGGTCCGTCCCTCGGACCTGGAACGCCTCAAGGGCGGCACGGTCCCGGGCGGAGTCTGA
- a CDS encoding peptidoglycan-binding protein: MSRWKALPEALDPQVRRLVVQLRQVKDHSGLSLAALASRTSYSRSSWERYLNGKATPPRHAVEMMAQVCGGDLIGLTALWEVAASAPTAEPPPPGPHHSVDASEESRPAPEPVPGRGRERVREPRDGLEEESEKRSAAGPRAPRPVSAETASALRPSRPRRGPSGRSPMVAAVVVVAVAALSAAWSWTSSAQPDSGESKAAITHVPTSSYSAKTFPCHFTVLDGRLYAGHSTTLTDQYGVGATVEAVAEVQCLVQRHGFDPKGIDGSFGPNTKAAVQGFQRSRGLDADGIVGPMTWRELRKPGG, translated from the coding sequence ATGTCCCGATGGAAGGCGCTGCCCGAGGCGCTGGACCCGCAGGTCCGGCGACTCGTCGTGCAGTTACGCCAGGTGAAGGACCACAGCGGGCTGAGCCTGGCCGCGCTGGCGAGCAGGACGTCGTACAGCAGGTCGTCCTGGGAGCGCTATCTGAACGGCAAGGCGACCCCGCCCCGGCACGCCGTCGAGATGATGGCCCAGGTCTGCGGCGGAGACCTGATCGGTCTGACGGCACTGTGGGAGGTGGCCGCGTCCGCCCCGACCGCGGAACCCCCGCCCCCGGGTCCGCACCACAGCGTCGACGCGTCGGAGGAATCGCGACCGGCGCCCGAGCCGGTCCCGGGACGAGGACGGGAACGGGTACGGGAACCACGAGACGGCCTGGAAGAGGAGTCGGAGAAGCGGTCGGCCGCCGGGCCGCGCGCTCCGCGGCCGGTATCGGCGGAAACGGCGTCCGCGCTCCGGCCGTCGCGTCCCCGCCGTGGTCCGAGCGGGCGCAGCCCGATGGTCGCGGCCGTCGTCGTCGTGGCAGTGGCGGCCCTGTCCGCCGCGTGGTCCTGGACGTCGTCCGCACAGCCGGATTCCGGGGAGTCGAAGGCCGCGATCACGCACGTGCCGACCTCCTCGTACTCCGCCAAGACCTTCCCCTGTCACTTCACGGTGCTCGACGGCCGCCTCTACGCCGGTCACAGCACCACGCTCACCGACCAGTACGGCGTCGGCGCCACGGTCGAGGCGGTCGCCGAGGTGCAGTGCCTGGTCCAGCGGCACGGCTTCGACCCGAAGGGGATCGACGGGTCGTTCGGGCCCAACACCAAGGCGGCGGTACAGGGGTTCCAGCGGTCCCGCGGACTCGACGCCGACGGGATCGTGGGGCCCATGACCTGGCGCGAGCTCAGGAAGCCGGGTGGCTGA
- a CDS encoding chitosanase translates to MAAAPLLDVRGAAAAPAARGLDDPAKKEIAMKLVSSAENSSLDWKAQYRYIEDIGDGRGYTAGIIGFCSGTGDMLDLVELYADRRPGNVLAKYLPALRAVDGSDSHAGLDPNYPKDWRKAAQDAVFQQAQNDERDRVYFDPAVRQGKTDGLRALGQFAYYDAIVMHGDGGDSTSFRSIRRRALNKAKPPAQGGDETTYLDAFLDARVWAMKQEEAHSDTSRVDTAQRVFLRKGNLDLEPPLDWKVYGDSYHLGRPGPRQA, encoded by the coding sequence ATGGCGGCCGCCCCCCTCCTCGACGTCCGAGGCGCGGCCGCCGCCCCCGCGGCCCGAGGCCTCGACGACCCCGCGAAGAAGGAGATCGCCATGAAGCTGGTGTCGAGCGCGGAGAACTCCTCGCTCGACTGGAAGGCCCAGTACAGGTACATCGAGGACATCGGCGACGGCCGCGGCTACACCGCCGGCATCATCGGGTTCTGCTCCGGCACCGGCGACATGCTCGACCTCGTGGAGCTCTACGCCGACCGCAGGCCCGGCAACGTCCTCGCGAAGTACCTGCCGGCCCTGCGCGCCGTGGACGGCAGCGACTCGCACGCCGGGCTCGACCCGAACTATCCGAAGGACTGGCGCAAGGCCGCCCAGGACGCCGTGTTCCAACAGGCCCAGAACGACGAACGCGACCGGGTCTACTTCGACCCGGCCGTCCGCCAGGGCAAGACGGACGGCCTGCGCGCCCTCGGCCAGTTCGCCTACTACGACGCCATCGTCATGCACGGCGACGGCGGCGACTCCACCAGCTTCCGCAGCATCCGCAGGCGTGCGCTGAACAAGGCAAAGCCGCCGGCCCAGGGCGGCGACGAGACGACGTACCTCGACGCCTTCCTGGACGCCCGCGTGTGGGCGATGAAGCAGGAGGAGGCGCACAGCGACACCAGTCGCGTCGACACCGCTCAGCGCGTCTTCCTCCGCAAGGGCAACCTCGACCTCGAGCCGCCCCTGGACTGGAAGGTGTACGGCGACAGCTACCACCTCGGCCGACCCGGACCGCGTCAGGCGTGA
- a CDS encoding helix-turn-helix domain-containing protein produces the protein MAEGGGPRPDGSSGAAAPEVRHLVERLREARESTGLSFAALAARTAYSKSSWERYLNGRTLPPRDAVEALAKLSGADPARLLALWLLADRAWSGRDARGAGGAPDTRGAGTPAGGAADTSGTALEEAGPRRPDGLIEPVLRRRAAVLAAAAAALAGTLGVGAWAAWTYGVGHRSEATAPRTGPCSGEACTNRDPEQQDTDCWTDAGTRAQREVAGRTVELRVSPACRAAWGRIVRPRDGDRIGVVTADGRRQSRQIAVPGRYQYTLMTGIDRASEARVCFELVDGPSGCSPWGR, from the coding sequence GTGGCTGAGGGCGGCGGGCCCCGTCCGGACGGCTCGTCAGGAGCGGCCGCGCCCGAGGTCCGCCACCTCGTGGAGCGGCTGCGGGAAGCCAGGGAGAGCACCGGGCTGAGCTTTGCCGCACTCGCGGCGAGGACGGCCTACAGCAAGTCGTCCTGGGAGCGCTATCTCAACGGCAGGACCCTGCCGCCCCGGGACGCGGTGGAGGCGCTGGCGAAGCTGAGCGGTGCGGATCCGGCGCGGCTGCTGGCACTGTGGCTGCTCGCCGACCGCGCCTGGAGCGGACGCGACGCACGCGGCGCCGGCGGCGCACCCGATACACGCGGCGCCGGAACCCCGGCCGGCGGGGCGGCGGACACGTCGGGCACGGCGCTGGAGGAGGCGGGGCCTCGCCGTCCCGACGGGCTGATCGAGCCGGTCCTGCGCAGGAGGGCCGCCGTGCTCGCCGCGGCGGCGGCCGCGCTGGCCGGCACGCTGGGCGTGGGGGCGTGGGCGGCCTGGACGTACGGCGTCGGACACAGGAGCGAGGCGACGGCGCCCCGCACCGGGCCGTGCAGCGGCGAGGCCTGTACGAACCGTGACCCCGAACAGCAGGACACCGACTGCTGGACGGACGCGGGAACCCGGGCGCAGCGGGAGGTCGCCGGGCGGACGGTCGAGTTGCGCGTCAGTCCGGCCTGCCGGGCGGCCTGGGGCCGCATCGTGCGGCCGCGCGACGGAGACCGGATCGGGGTGGTCACCGCCGACGGGCGGCGCCAGTCGCGGCAGATCGCCGTGCCGGGCCGCTACCAGTACACCCTGATGACCGGCATCGACCGGGCGTCCGAGGCGCGGGTCTGTTTCGAACTCGTCGACGGCCCTTCGGGCTGTAGCCCCTGGGGACGCTGA
- a CDS encoding AMIN-like domain-containing (lipo)protein, with amino-acid sequence MVRNRTVWATAALMTATLAVAVAPAEAAPATAARAAAACPTGWGSLAETYVTSTATPVTDVRTGRHDCYDRFVVDVPGASASQLGFSVGYVDQFYQDGSGRPIPVGGGAILEVRVHAPAYNPETGTPTYPGRPAQPLPGVNLAGYSTFRDTRYGGSFEGVTQFGLGVRARLPFRVLRLTDHLVVDVAHTW; translated from the coding sequence ATGGTGCGAAACAGAACCGTCTGGGCCACCGCGGCCCTGATGACCGCCACCCTGGCCGTTGCCGTGGCTCCGGCCGAAGCCGCCCCGGCGACCGCCGCCCGGGCCGCCGCCGCCTGCCCCACCGGCTGGGGCAGCCTGGCCGAAACCTACGTCACCAGTACGGCGACCCCCGTGACCGACGTCCGGACCGGCCGCCACGACTGCTACGACCGGTTCGTCGTCGACGTGCCCGGTGCGAGCGCCTCCCAACTCGGCTTCTCCGTCGGGTACGTCGACCAGTTCTACCAGGACGGGTCGGGCCGGCCCATCCCGGTCGGCGGCGGCGCGATCCTGGAGGTGCGGGTCCACGCCCCGGCCTACAACCCGGAGACCGGCACGCCCACCTACCCGGGGCGGCCCGCACAGCCCCTGCCGGGCGTGAACCTCGCCGGATACAGCACCTTCCGGGACACCCGGTACGGCGGGAGCTTCGAAGGCGTGACGCAGTTCGGGCTCGGCGTGCGCGCCCGTCTGCCCTTCCGGGTGCTGCGGCTGACCGACCACCTCGTGGTGGACGTCGCGCACACCTGGTGA
- a CDS encoding YihY/virulence factor BrkB family protein — MAATSNSDHDHATASASGRDTAGPDEQVARREPGEPGQLPKRSWWAVLKGTVREFQDDDLTDRAAALTYYGVLSMFPALLVLVSLLGLAGKSATDEVLDNLRKVAPGSARDIISDAVTELQGRGGVGSVMAVVGLVLAVWSASGYTAAFIRSANAVYDMPEGRPVWKVLPVRVGVTVVLLVLAVVSALIVVFTGGLARQAGAALGFGDTALTVWSIAKWPVLIVLVTVMIALLYWATPNVRGRGLRWITPGSVLALVLWLTASAGFAFYVANFASYNKTYGTLAGVIVFLVWLWISNIAILLGLEFDAELARQRAVAGGLAEGDEPYVEPRDTRAWSDEDKRRAE; from the coding sequence ATGGCAGCGACATCGAACTCCGACCACGACCACGCCACGGCGTCGGCGTCGGGGCGGGACACGGCGGGGCCGGACGAGCAGGTGGCGCGGCGGGAACCGGGGGAGCCGGGGCAGTTGCCGAAGCGGTCCTGGTGGGCGGTGCTGAAGGGCACCGTGCGCGAGTTCCAGGACGACGACCTCACGGACCGGGCCGCGGCGCTGACCTACTACGGCGTTCTGTCGATGTTCCCCGCCCTCCTGGTGCTGGTGTCGCTCCTGGGACTGGCCGGCAAGTCGGCGACCGACGAGGTCCTGGACAACCTGCGCAAGGTGGCGCCGGGTTCGGCCCGGGACATCATCAGCGACGCGGTCACGGAGTTGCAGGGCAGGGGCGGCGTCGGCTCGGTCATGGCCGTGGTCGGCCTGGTCCTGGCGGTCTGGTCGGCCTCCGGTTACACCGCGGCTTTCATCCGCAGCGCCAACGCCGTGTACGACATGCCCGAGGGGCGTCCGGTGTGGAAGGTGCTGCCGGTGCGCGTCGGCGTCACCGTGGTGCTGCTGGTGCTCGCTGTCGTCAGCGCGCTCATCGTGGTGTTCACCGGTGGACTGGCCCGCCAGGCCGGGGCCGCGCTGGGCTTCGGTGACACGGCCCTGACCGTCTGGTCCATCGCGAAGTGGCCGGTGCTGATCGTCCTCGTCACCGTCATGATCGCCCTGCTGTACTGGGCGACGCCCAACGTGCGGGGACGGGGCCTCAGGTGGATCACACCGGGCAGTGTGCTGGCGCTGGTGCTGTGGCTGACCGCCTCCGCCGGCTTCGCCTTCTACGTGGCCAACTTCGCCTCGTACAACAAGACGTACGGCACGCTCGCCGGCGTGATCGTCTTCCTGGTGTGGCTGTGGATCAGCAACATCGCGATCCTGCTGGGTCTGGAGTTCGACGCCGAACTGGCCCGACAGCGTGCCGTCGCGGGCGGCCTGGCGGAGGGCGACGAACCCTACGTCGAGCCGCGGGACACCCGCGCGTGGAGCGACGAGGACAAGCGCCGGGCGGAGTGA
- a CDS encoding helix-turn-helix domain-containing protein gives MLHESVFRTTDLPVDARFEAWAERMGRTHAPMQLTSDHTADYRGRQRVIPLGDVTVWPATFDHLVFRRTAKLVRQSDPEVYHLSLLLKGEGAADWGRRQAAYRVNEFHTNSSSRSYDIHTGPEPVTMVGLEVPRSLVAVPGHRADQVIGRHISGREGIGALLAQFLLHLVSDTSAYQPSDAPRLGTVAADLVTAVFAHAADADLRLPPESHGRTLALQIKTFIGRRLGDPDLTPAGIAAAHHISRSYLYRLFQAEGLTVAAYIRDRRLEHARRDLVDPRLRSLPIRAVAARWGFPRPAEFTRAFRGAYGVPPSELREQALTEA, from the coding sequence GTGTTGCACGAGTCGGTCTTCCGCACCACCGATCTGCCGGTGGACGCCCGGTTCGAGGCGTGGGCGGAGCGCATGGGCCGTACCCACGCGCCCATGCAGCTCACCAGCGACCACACCGCGGACTACCGGGGCCGCCAACGCGTCATCCCGCTGGGCGACGTGACCGTGTGGCCGGCCACCTTCGACCACCTGGTCTTCCGCCGCACGGCGAAACTCGTCCGCCAGTCCGATCCCGAGGTCTATCACCTCTCCCTCCTGCTGAAGGGCGAGGGCGCCGCCGACTGGGGGCGGCGCCAGGCGGCCTACCGCGTCAACGAGTTCCACACCAACTCCTCCTCCCGGAGCTACGACATCCACACCGGACCCGAGCCGGTCACCATGGTCGGCCTCGAGGTCCCGCGGTCACTGGTGGCCGTGCCCGGGCACCGCGCCGACCAGGTCATCGGACGCCACATATCGGGCCGCGAAGGCATCGGCGCGCTGCTCGCGCAGTTCCTCCTGCACCTGGTGTCGGACACCTCCGCCTACCAGCCCTCGGACGCGCCCCGGTTGGGCACGGTCGCCGCCGACCTGGTCACCGCCGTCTTCGCGCACGCCGCGGACGCCGACCTCAGGCTCCCGCCGGAAAGCCACGGCCGCACCCTCGCCCTCCAGATCAAGACGTTCATCGGCCGGCGCCTGGGCGACCCGGACCTGACGCCCGCCGGCATCGCCGCGGCGCACCACATCTCCCGCAGTTACCTCTACCGCCTCTTCCAGGCCGAAGGCCTCACCGTCGCCGCCTACATCCGCGACCGTCGCCTCGAGCACGCCCGTCGTGACCTCGTCGACCCCCGGCTGCGCTCCCTGCCCATCCGCGCCGTCGCCGCCCGCTGGGGCTTCCCCCGCCCCGCCGAGTTCACCCGGGCGTTCCGCGGCGCGTACGGCGTCCCGCCCAGCGAACTGCGCGAACAGGCGCTCACCGAGGCCTGA
- a CDS encoding polysaccharide deacetylase family protein translates to MARHGGRGWYGRVIAAAVGVTAMAAVTSVWTAQADGSGSGAGAGASASPSAPASAPARVAVDIAHASDGGPRGVNITIDDGPDPVWTPQVLDVLRENGVKATFCMVGTQAQAHPDLVKAVVAAGHRLCDHTVSHDTSMDAKSQAYQSQQILDAERMITEASGGVRPLYYRAPGGAFTPYSRNLAASRGMRPLGWNVDTKDFERPGAAAIVAHVKSEVTNGPTILFHDAGGDRSQTVTALREVLPWLKQQGYSFGFPVR, encoded by the coding sequence ATGGCGCGGCATGGCGGGCGGGGTTGGTACGGCCGGGTAATCGCGGCGGCGGTCGGGGTCACGGCGATGGCCGCGGTCACCTCGGTGTGGACCGCGCAGGCCGACGGAAGCGGCTCGGGAGCGGGAGCGGGGGCGTCCGCGAGCCCCTCCGCACCGGCGTCCGCCCCGGCGCGGGTCGCCGTGGACATCGCCCACGCCTCCGACGGCGGGCCCCGGGGCGTCAACATCACCATCGACGACGGCCCCGACCCCGTCTGGACCCCCCAAGTCCTCGACGTGCTGCGGGAGAACGGGGTGAAGGCGACCTTCTGCATGGTGGGCACCCAGGCCCAGGCGCACCCGGACCTGGTCAAGGCCGTGGTGGCGGCAGGCCACCGACTGTGCGACCACACCGTCTCGCACGACACCTCCATGGACGCCAAGTCGCAGGCCTATCAGTCACAGCAGATCCTGGACGCCGAACGCATGATCACCGAGGCGTCCGGAGGCGTCCGCCCGCTGTACTACCGGGCGCCGGGCGGTGCGTTCACTCCCTACAGCCGGAATCTCGCCGCCTCCCGCGGGATGCGGCCGCTGGGCTGGAACGTCGACACCAAGGACTTCGAGCGGCCCGGCGCCGCCGCCATCGTCGCCCACGTCAAGAGCGAGGTGACCAACGGTCCGACCATCCTCTTCCACGACGCCGGCGGTGACCGCTCGCAGACCGTGACCGCGCTGCGCGAGGTGCTGCCCTGGCTGAAGCAGCAGGGATACTCGTTCGGCTTCCCGGTGCGCTGA